In Herbaspirillum seropedicae, a single window of DNA contains:
- a CDS encoding MetQ/NlpA family ABC transporter substrate-binding protein, protein MKRRQLIQFIAGLGLAAGLVSAPAFAQDQIKMGVTAGPHAEIMEQVKKLLEKDGVQMKVIEFTDYIQPNAALAAGDLDANSYQHQPYLDAQIKDRGYKFVSVGSTITFPMGVYSKKIKSLNDLKQGARVGVPNDPTNGGRALLVLQAKGVIKLKADAGLKATPLDIVENPKKIKIVELDAAQLPRSLDDFDAAVINGNYAESAGLSPTKDAIAVEASTGPYANVIAVRIADKDKPWVAKLVKAYHSPEVKKFVLEKYKGSVITSW, encoded by the coding sequence ATGAAGCGTCGTCAGTTGATTCAATTCATCGCAGGCCTGGGCCTGGCCGCCGGCCTGGTCTCGGCTCCCGCCTTCGCGCAGGACCAGATCAAGATGGGCGTGACCGCCGGTCCCCACGCCGAGATCATGGAGCAGGTCAAGAAGCTGCTGGAAAAAGACGGCGTGCAGATGAAGGTCATCGAATTCACCGACTACATCCAGCCCAACGCCGCCCTGGCCGCCGGCGACCTGGACGCCAACTCCTACCAGCACCAGCCCTACCTGGATGCGCAGATCAAGGACCGCGGCTACAAGTTCGTCAGCGTGGGCAGCACCATCACCTTCCCGATGGGCGTGTACTCCAAGAAGATCAAGTCCCTGAACGACCTCAAGCAAGGCGCTCGCGTCGGCGTGCCCAACGATCCCACCAACGGTGGCCGCGCCCTGCTGGTGCTGCAAGCCAAGGGCGTGATCAAGCTCAAGGCCGATGCCGGCCTGAAGGCCACCCCGCTGGACATCGTCGAGAACCCCAAGAAGATCAAGATCGTCGAACTGGACGCCGCCCAGCTGCCGCGTTCGCTGGATGACTTCGACGCTGCCGTCATCAATGGCAACTACGCTGAATCGGCCGGCCTGTCGCCGACCAAGGATGCGATTGCCGTGGAAGCCTCCACCGGCCCCTATGCCAACGTGATCGCCGTGCGCATCGCCGACAAGGACAAGCCCTGGGTCGCCAAGCTGGTCAAGGCCTACCACAGCCCGGAAGTGAAGAAGTTCGTGCTGGAGAAGTACAAGGGC
- a CDS encoding methionine ABC transporter permease has product MSSELIDLFVSSFGETLMMVVISGVVGSLLGIPLGIALHITEAKGVLPNVAFNRIAGLLVNAVRSTPFIILLVAVIPMTRFFVGTSIGTAAAIVPLTIAAAPFIARLVETALREVDHGLVEAAQAMGATTWQIIYKVLVPEAFAGIVAGLTITFVSLVGYSAMAGAIGGGGLGDLGIRYGYQRFLPEVMLAVVLILIVFVQLVQSLGDLLVRKLSHR; this is encoded by the coding sequence ATGTCATCTGAACTGATCGATCTGTTCGTCAGCTCCTTCGGCGAGACGCTGATGATGGTGGTGATTTCGGGCGTGGTCGGCTCGCTGCTGGGCATCCCGCTGGGCATCGCCCTGCACATCACCGAAGCCAAGGGCGTGCTGCCCAACGTGGCCTTCAACCGCATCGCCGGCCTGCTGGTCAACGCGGTGCGTTCGACGCCCTTCATCATCCTGCTGGTGGCGGTGATCCCGATGACGCGCTTCTTCGTCGGCACCTCCATCGGTACCGCAGCGGCCATCGTGCCCTTGACCATTGCTGCTGCGCCCTTCATCGCGCGCCTGGTCGAGACCGCCCTGCGCGAAGTCGACCACGGCCTGGTCGAAGCCGCGCAAGCCATGGGCGCGACCACCTGGCAAATCATTTACAAGGTCTTGGTGCCTGAGGCATTTGCTGGTATCGTCGCCGGTCTTACGATCACCTTCGTCAGCCTGGTGGGCTATTCGGCCATGGCGGGCGCGATCGGCGGCGGCGGCCTGGGCGACCTGGGCATCCGCTACGGCTACCAGCGCTTCCTGCCGGAAGTGATGCTGGCCGTGGTGCTGATCCTGATCGTGTTCGTACAGCTGGTGCAATCCCTGGGAGACCTGCTGGTCCGCAAGCTCAGTCACCGCTGA